One stretch of Enterobacter sp. RHBSTW-00994 DNA includes these proteins:
- the pckA gene encoding phosphoenolpyruvate carboxykinase (ATP) yields MRVKGITPQDLKAYGIHDVQELVYNPDYDTLYQEELNPALEGYERGVLTNLGAIAVDTGIFTGRSPKDKYIVRDETTRDTLWWSDKGKGKNDNKPLSPETWQHLKGLVTHQLSGKRLFIIDAFCGANADTRLSVRFITEVAWQAHFVKNMFIRPTDEELQDFIPDFIVMNGAKCTNPQWKEQGLNSENFIAFNLTERIQLIGGTWYGGEMKKGMFSVMNYLLPLQGIASMHCSANVGEKGDVAVFFGLSGTGKTTLSTDPKRRLIGDDEHGWDDDGVFNFEGGCYAKTIRLSEEAEPDIYHAIRRDALLENVTVRADGTIDFDDASRTENTRVSYPIYHIDNIVKPVSKAGHATKVIFLTADAFGVLPPVSRLTASQTQYHFLSGFTAKLAGTERGVTEPTPTFSACFGAAFLSLHPTQYAEVLVKRMQAVGAQAYLVNTGWNGTGKRISIKDTRAIIDAILDGSLDDAETFTLPMFDLAIPTKLPGVDTHILDPRNTYGSPEQWREKAETLAKLFVENFEKYTDTPAGVALVSAGPKL; encoded by the coding sequence ATGCGCGTTAAAGGTATAACCCCGCAAGATCTCAAGGCTTATGGCATTCACGACGTCCAGGAACTCGTTTACAACCCCGATTACGATACGCTGTATCAGGAAGAGCTCAATCCAGCACTGGAAGGATACGAGCGAGGTGTGTTGACGAATCTTGGTGCTATCGCCGTCGATACCGGTATTTTTACCGGTCGTTCGCCGAAAGATAAGTATATCGTCCGTGACGAAACCACCCGCGATACGCTGTGGTGGTCAGATAAGGGCAAAGGGAAGAACGATAATAAACCGCTCTCCCCGGAAACCTGGCAGCATCTGAAAGGACTCGTCACTCATCAACTCTCCGGCAAGCGTCTGTTCATTATTGATGCCTTCTGTGGCGCCAATGCCGACACCCGTCTTTCTGTTCGTTTCATCACTGAAGTGGCCTGGCAGGCACATTTCGTGAAAAACATGTTTATTCGCCCAACCGATGAAGAGCTACAGGATTTCATCCCTGACTTTATCGTGATGAATGGCGCGAAATGCACTAACCCACAGTGGAAAGAACAAGGTCTGAATTCAGAAAACTTCATCGCCTTCAACCTGACTGAGCGTATCCAGCTGATTGGTGGAACCTGGTACGGTGGTGAAATGAAGAAAGGCATGTTCTCCGTGATGAACTACCTGCTGCCGTTGCAGGGCATCGCCTCCATGCACTGCTCGGCTAACGTCGGCGAAAAAGGCGACGTCGCGGTGTTCTTTGGTTTATCAGGAACCGGCAAAACCACCCTCTCCACCGATCCGAAACGTCGCCTGATTGGCGATGACGAACACGGCTGGGATGACGATGGTGTGTTTAACTTCGAAGGGGGTTGCTACGCGAAGACCATTCGTCTGTCTGAAGAGGCAGAGCCGGATATCTATCATGCAATCCGTCGCGATGCCTTGCTGGAAAACGTCACCGTCCGTGCCGATGGCACGATCGACTTCGATGATGCATCCAGAACTGAAAACACCCGTGTGTCATACCCGATTTACCACATCGACAATATCGTGAAACCGGTGTCGAAAGCGGGCCATGCCACGAAAGTGATTTTCCTGACCGCAGACGCATTTGGCGTGTTGCCGCCGGTATCTCGCCTGACCGCCAGCCAGACGCAGTATCACTTCCTTTCTGGTTTTACCGCCAAGCTGGCCGGTACAGAGCGTGGTGTGACTGAGCCAACGCCTACCTTCTCCGCCTGTTTTGGCGCAGCCTTCTTGTCGCTGCACCCAACGCAATACGCTGAAGTACTGGTAAAACGTATGCAGGCAGTTGGCGCGCAGGCATATCTGGTCAACACTGGCTGGAATGGAACCGGCAAGCGTATTTCCATCAAAGATACGCGCGCGATTATCGATGCCATTCTGGACGGTTCTCTGGACGACGCAGAGACCTTCACCCTGCCGATGTTTGACCTGGCGATCCCGACAAAACTGCCGGGTGTGGATACGCATATCCTCGACCCGCGCAATACTTACGGTTCACCGGAGCAGTGGCGTGAGAAAGCGGAAACACTGGCGAAACTGTTTGTTGAAAACTTTGAGAAGTATACCGATACACCAGCGGGCGTTGCACTGGTGAGTGCAGGACCTAAGCTGTAA
- the envZ gene encoding two-component system sensor histidine kinase EnvZ — MRRMRFSPRSSFARTLLLIVTLLFVSLVTTYLVVLNFAILPSLQQFNKVLAYEVRMLMTDKLQLEDGTQLVVPPAFRREIYRELGISLYSNEAAEDAGLRWAQHYEFLSQQMAQQLGGPTEVRVEVNKSSPVVWLKTWLSPNIWVRVPLTEIHQGDFSPLFRYTLAIMLLAIGGAWLFIRIQNRPLVDLEHAALQVGKGIIPPPLREYGASEVRSVTRAFNHMAAGVKQLADDRTLLMAGVSHDLRTPLTRIRLATEMMGEEDGYLAESINKDIEECNAIIEQFIDYLRTGQEMPMEMADLNAVLGEVVAAESGYEREIDTDLQPGEIQVRMHPLSIKRAVANMVVNAARYGNGWIKVSSGSELNRAWFQVEDDGPGIKPEQRKHLFQPFVRGDSARSTSGTGLGLAIVQRIIDNHNGLLEIGTSERGGLSIRAWLPVPPMRGQVKES; from the coding sequence ATGAGGCGAATGCGCTTCTCGCCGCGCAGTTCGTTTGCCCGCACGCTGTTACTGATCGTCACCTTGCTGTTCGTCAGCCTGGTGACGACCTACCTGGTGGTGCTGAACTTCGCGATCCTGCCGAGCCTCCAGCAGTTCAATAAGGTCTTAGCCTACGAAGTGCGTATGCTGATGACCGACAAACTGCAACTGGAGGACGGCACGCAACTGGTGGTTCCTCCGGCCTTTCGCCGTGAAATCTACCGCGAGCTGGGGATATCGCTCTATTCCAATGAAGCGGCGGAAGACGCAGGCCTGCGCTGGGCGCAACACTATGAATTCTTAAGCCAACAGATGGCGCAGCAGCTTGGTGGCCCGACGGAGGTACGCGTCGAGGTTAACAAAAGCTCGCCGGTTGTCTGGCTGAAAACCTGGCTATCGCCCAACATCTGGGTGCGTGTTCCCCTGACGGAAATCCATCAGGGCGACTTCTCACCGCTGTTCCGTTACACCCTGGCTATTATGCTGCTGGCAATAGGCGGCGCATGGTTGTTCATCCGCATACAAAACCGACCGTTGGTCGACCTGGAGCATGCTGCGCTGCAGGTCGGTAAAGGGATTATTCCTCCACCGCTGCGCGAGTATGGCGCATCGGAAGTCCGTTCGGTGACGCGCGCCTTCAACCACATGGCGGCTGGTGTGAAACAGCTGGCTGATGACCGAACGTTGCTGATGGCGGGGGTAAGTCATGACTTGCGCACGCCGCTGACGCGTATTCGACTGGCGACGGAAATGATGGGCGAAGAAGACGGTTATCTCGCGGAGTCGATTAACAAGGACATCGAAGAGTGTAACGCCATCATCGAGCAGTTCATCGATTACCTGCGTACCGGTCAGGAGATGCCAATGGAGATGGCGGATCTTAATGCGGTACTGGGAGAAGTGGTCGCGGCAGAAAGCGGCTACGAGCGTGAAATCGACACCGATCTACAGCCGGGTGAAATTCAGGTACGCATGCATCCACTTTCCATCAAACGTGCCGTTGCCAATATGGTGGTCAACGCGGCTCGTTACGGGAATGGTTGGATCAAGGTTAGCAGTGGTTCTGAGCTAAATCGTGCCTGGTTCCAGGTGGAAGATGATGGTCCGGGAATTAAACCTGAGCAGCGTAAGCACCTCTTCCAGCCATTTGTGCGGGGGGATAGTGCGCGCAGTACCAGTGGAACCGGATTAGGGCTGGCGATTGTGCAGCGTATCATTGATAACCATAATGGTTTGCTGGAGATTGGAACCAGCGAACGGGGCGGTTTGAGTATTCGCGCCTGGTTGCCAGTGCCGCCAATGCGTGGGCAGGTAAAAGAGAGTTAA
- the ompR gene encoding two-component system response regulator OmpR gives MQENYKILVVDDDMRLRALLERYLTEQGFQVRSVANAEQMDRLLTRESFHLMVLDLMLPGEDGLSICRRLRSQSNPMPIIMVTAKGEEVDRIVGLEIGADDYIPKPFNPRELLARIRAVLRRQANELPGAPSQEEAVIAFGKFKLNLGTREMFREDEPMPLTSGEFAVLKALVSHPREPLSRDKLMNLARGREYSAMERSIDVQISRLRRMVEEDPAHPRYIQTVWGLGYVFVPDGSKA, from the coding sequence ATGCAAGAGAACTACAAAATTCTGGTCGTGGATGACGACATGCGCCTGCGTGCGCTGCTGGAGCGTTATCTGACCGAGCAGGGCTTCCAGGTTCGAAGCGTGGCGAACGCTGAACAAATGGATCGCCTGCTAACACGTGAGTCGTTCCACCTGATGGTGCTCGATTTAATGCTTCCAGGCGAAGACGGTCTCTCTATCTGCCGTCGTCTGCGTAGCCAAAGTAACCCGATGCCGATCATCATGGTAACGGCGAAAGGGGAAGAAGTGGACCGTATCGTGGGCCTCGAAATTGGTGCTGACGACTACATTCCAAAACCGTTCAACCCGCGTGAATTGCTGGCGCGGATCCGCGCAGTGCTGCGTCGCCAGGCGAACGAACTGCCAGGTGCGCCGTCGCAGGAAGAAGCCGTCATTGCGTTTGGTAAGTTTAAACTGAACCTCGGAACGCGCGAGATGTTCCGTGAAGATGAGCCGATGCCGCTTACCAGCGGTGAGTTTGCCGTACTGAAAGCGCTGGTCAGCCACCCGCGTGAGCCGCTGTCTCGCGACAAACTGATGAACCTGGCGCGTGGTCGCGAATACTCGGCAATGGAACGTTCAATCGACGTGCAGATCTCCCGCTTACGCCGCATGGTGGAAGAAGATCCTGCACATCCTCGTTACATTCAGACCGTATGGGGTTTGGGCTACGTGTTTGTGCCGGACGGTTCTAAAGCATGA
- the greB gene encoding transcription elongation factor GreB has protein sequence MKTPLITREGYEKLKKEMDYLWREERPEVTKKVTWAASLGDRSENADYQYNKKRLREIDRRVRYLTKCLENLRIVDYSPQQEGKVFFGAWVEIENDDGDTLRFRIVGYDEIFGRKDYISIDSPMARALLKKEVGDLAIVQTPAGEASWYVNEIEYVK, from the coding sequence ATGAAAACGCCGCTGATCACCCGTGAAGGGTACGAAAAACTCAAAAAAGAGATGGATTACCTGTGGCGAGAAGAGCGCCCGGAAGTGACCAAAAAAGTCACCTGGGCTGCGAGCCTGGGCGACCGCAGCGAGAATGCCGACTATCAGTATAATAAAAAACGGCTGCGTGAAATCGATCGCCGCGTCCGTTACCTGACCAAATGTCTGGAAAACCTGAGGATCGTCGACTATTCCCCTCAACAAGAAGGCAAAGTCTTCTTCGGCGCATGGGTAGAGATTGAGAATGACGACGGTGATACCCTCCGTTTCCGCATCGTCGGCTACGATGAAATTTTTGGTCGTAAGGATTACATCTCTATCGACTCCCCCATGGCCCGCGCCTTGCTGAAAAAAGAGGTGGGGGATTTAGCCATCGTCCAGACGCCAGCCGGTGAGGCCAGCTGGTATGTCAACGAAATCGAGTACGTAAAATAG
- a CDS encoding Tex family protein, translated as MMKDSLCRIIAGELQARAEQVEAAVRLLDEGNTVPFIARYRKEVTGGLDDTQLRNLETRLGYLRELEDRRQAILKSISEQGKLTDDLSKAINGTLSKTELEDLYLPYKPKRRTRGQIAIEAGLEPLADLLWNTPSHDPDTEAAKYIDAEKGVADTKAALDGARYILMERFAEDAALLSKVRDYLWKNAHIVSTVVSGKEEEGAKFRDYFDHHEPVSTVPSHRALAMFRGRNEGILQLSLNADPQFDEPPKESHCEQIITDHLGLRLNNAPADSWRKGVVSWTWRIKVLMHLENELMGTVRERAEDEAINVFARNLHDLLMAAPAGLRATMGLDPGLRTGVKVAVVDGTGKVVATDTIYPHTGQAAKAAVVVAALCEKHNVELVAIGNGTASRETERFFLDVQQQFPKVTAQKVIVSEAGASVYSASELAALEFPDLDVSLRGAVSIARRLQDPLAELVKIDPKSIGVGQYQHDVSQTQLARKLDAVVEDCVNAVGVDLNTASVPLLTRVAGLTRMMAQNIVSWRDENGQFQNRQQLLKVSRLGPKAFEQCAGFLRINHGDNPLDASTVHPEAYPVVERILAATQQALNDLMGNSSELRNLKAVDFTDEKFGVPTVSDIIKELEKPGRDPRPEFKTAKFAEGVETMNDLLPGMVLEGAVTNVTNFGAFVDIGVHQDGLVHISSLADKFVEDPHTVVKAGDIVKVKVLEVDLQRKRIALTMRLDEQPGDTHARRGNGGANREQQRPAAKAAKPRGRDAQPAGNSAMMDALAAAMGKKR; from the coding sequence ATGATGAAAGATTCGCTCTGCCGCATTATTGCGGGTGAACTTCAGGCGAGAGCTGAACAGGTAGAAGCTGCCGTTCGCCTGCTTGATGAAGGGAACACCGTGCCGTTTATTGCACGTTATCGTAAGGAAGTCACTGGCGGTCTGGATGACACTCAGTTACGTAACCTGGAAACCCGTCTGGGCTACCTGCGTGAACTGGAAGACCGCCGTCAGGCGATTCTAAAATCCATTAGTGAACAGGGTAAGCTCACGGATGACCTGTCGAAGGCCATCAACGGTACGCTGAGTAAAACCGAGCTTGAAGACCTTTACCTGCCTTACAAACCCAAACGTCGCACCCGCGGGCAAATCGCCATTGAAGCAGGCCTGGAGCCGCTGGCTGACCTGCTGTGGAACACACCGTCTCACGACCCGGACACCGAAGCCGCGAAGTATATCGATGCCGAAAAAGGTGTCGCGGATACCAAAGCCGCGCTCGACGGCGCGCGCTATATCCTGATGGAGCGCTTTGCAGAAGATGCCGCGTTGCTGTCCAAAGTGCGTGATTATCTCTGGAAAAATGCCCACATTGTCTCCACCGTCGTCAGCGGTAAAGAGGAGGAAGGCGCAAAATTCCGCGATTATTTCGACCATCACGAACCTGTTTCGACCGTACCATCGCACCGCGCACTGGCAATGTTCCGTGGCCGCAACGAAGGTATCCTGCAACTCTCACTTAATGCCGATCCACAGTTCGACGAGCCACCAAAAGAGAGCCACTGCGAGCAGATCATCACTGACCATTTAGGACTGCGTCTGAACAATGCTCCGGCGGATAGCTGGCGTAAAGGCGTGGTGAGCTGGACCTGGCGTATCAAGGTTCTGATGCACCTGGAAAACGAACTCATGGGAACGGTGCGCGAGCGGGCGGAAGACGAAGCGATTAACGTCTTTGCCCGTAACTTACACGACCTGCTCATGGCGGCTCCGGCGGGCCTGCGCGCCACGATGGGCCTTGACCCTGGGCTGCGTACCGGCGTGAAAGTGGCCGTTGTTGATGGTACAGGTAAAGTCGTGGCAACCGACACGATTTATCCTCACACGGGCCAGGCTGCAAAAGCCGCCGTCGTTGTCGCCGCGCTGTGTGAGAAACACAATGTTGAGCTGGTCGCTATTGGCAACGGCACAGCATCCCGTGAAACCGAGCGTTTCTTCCTGGATGTGCAGCAGCAGTTCCCAAAAGTAACAGCACAGAAAGTGATCGTCAGTGAAGCGGGGGCATCCGTGTACTCGGCTTCTGAGCTGGCTGCGCTGGAGTTCCCGGATCTCGACGTGTCACTGCGCGGTGCGGTCTCCATTGCCCGCCGTTTACAGGACCCGCTGGCGGAACTGGTGAAGATCGACCCGAAATCCATCGGTGTGGGCCAGTATCAGCATGACGTCAGCCAGACTCAGCTTGCCCGTAAGCTGGATGCTGTCGTGGAGGACTGCGTAAACGCCGTTGGCGTGGATCTGAACACCGCCTCCGTCCCACTCCTGACACGTGTGGCAGGCTTAACCCGCATGATGGCACAGAACATTGTCTCCTGGCGTGATGAGAACGGTCAGTTCCAGAACCGTCAGCAGTTGTTAAAAGTGAGCCGTCTGGGGCCTAAAGCCTTTGAGCAGTGCGCAGGTTTCTTGCGTATCAACCACGGCGATAACCCACTGGATGCATCAACCGTTCACCCGGAAGCCTACCCGGTGGTCGAGCGCATCCTGGCGGCCACGCAGCAGGCGCTGAACGATCTGATGGGTAACAGCAGCGAATTACGCAATCTGAAAGCCGTTGATTTTACCGATGAGAAATTCGGCGTGCCGACCGTATCTGACATCATCAAAGAGCTGGAAAAACCGGGCCGCGATCCGCGCCCTGAGTTTAAAACGGCGAAGTTTGCCGAAGGTGTCGAAACGATGAACGATCTGCTGCCCGGTATGGTGCTGGAAGGGGCCGTCACTAACGTCACCAACTTTGGTGCGTTTGTCGATATCGGCGTGCATCAGGATGGCCTGGTTCATATTTCTTCCCTTGCCGATAAGTTCGTTGAAGATCCGCATACCGTGGTGAAAGCCGGTGACATCGTGAAGGTGAAAGTACTGGAAGTCGATCTGCAACGTAAGCGTATCGCCCTGACGATGCGTCTGGACGAGCAGCCTGGTGATACCCATGCCCGTCGGGGTAACGGTGGCGCGAACCGAGAACAACAGCGTCCAGCCGCCAAAGCCGCGAAGCCACGTGGACGTGATGCTCAACCAGCGGGCAACAGCGCCATGATGGATGCGCTGGCAGCTGCGATGGGTAAGAAGCGCTAA
- the feoA gene encoding ferrous iron transporter A, translating into MQFTPDSAWKITGFTREISPAYRQKLLSLGMLPGSSFQVVRVAPLGDPIHIETRRVNLVLRKKDLALLEVEALSR; encoded by the coding sequence ATGCAATTCACTCCAGACAGTGCATGGAAAATTACCGGTTTCACCCGCGAGATTAGCCCGGCTTATCGTCAGAAGCTGCTGTCACTGGGCATGCTACCTGGCTCATCGTTCCAGGTCGTGCGCGTTGCGCCGCTGGGTGACCCTATTCATATCGAAACCCGACGCGTCAACCTGGTACTGCGTAAGAAAGACCTCGCATTATTAGAAGTCGAAGCATTATCCCGATAA
- the feoB gene encoding Fe(2+) transporter permease subunit FeoB — MKKLTIGLIGNPNSGKTTLFNQLTGARQRVGNWAGVTVERKEGQFATTDHQVTLVDLPGTYSLTTISSQTSLDEQIACHYILSGDADVLINVVDASNLERNLYLTLQLLELGIPCIVALNMLDIAEKQKLRIDVDALSARLGCPVVPLVSTRGRGIDALKLAIDRHTSNTDVELVHYAQPLLREAELLADEMVKSMPAKQRLWLGLQMLEGDIYSRAYAGDAADKLDVALARLNDELDDPALHIADARYQGIAAICDVVSNALTAEPSKFTAAVDKIVINRFLGLPVFLLVMYLMFLLAINIGGALQPLFDVGSVAIFVHGIQWIGHTLHFPDWLTIFLAQGVGGGINTVLPLVPQIGMMYLFLSFLEDSGYMARAAFVMDRLMQALGLPGKSFVPLIVGFGCNVPSVMGARTLDAPRERLMTIMMAPFMSCGARLAIFAVFAAAFFGQQGALAVFSLYVLGIVMAILTGLMLKHTIMRGEASPFVMELPVYHVPHLKSLVIQTWQRLKGFVLRAGKVIVVVSIFLSALNSFTLTGQAADNINDSALASVSRVITPLFKPIGVHEDNWQATVGLFTGAMAKEVVVGTLNTLYTAENIQEQEFNPAEFNLGDELLGAVDETWKSLKDTFSLSVLANPIEASKGDGEMATGAMGVMSQKFGSASAAYSYLIFVLLYIPCISVMGAIARESSRGWMGFSILWGLNIAYSLATLFYQATNFNQHPRYSLVCILAVILFNVILLGLLRRARSRVDVDLLASRKTAATCCESHAGDCH, encoded by the coding sequence ATGAAAAAATTAACTATTGGCTTAATTGGCAATCCTAACTCCGGCAAGACAACGCTATTTAACCAATTAACCGGCGCACGTCAGCGCGTAGGAAACTGGGCAGGCGTAACGGTTGAACGCAAAGAAGGTCAATTTGCGACAACCGACCATCAGGTCACTCTCGTTGATCTTCCCGGCACGTATTCATTAACGACCATTTCGTCGCAAACGTCTCTCGATGAGCAAATCGCGTGTCACTACATTCTGAGCGGTGATGCCGACGTCTTAATTAACGTTGTCGATGCCTCCAACCTTGAACGCAACCTCTATCTGACCTTGCAGCTACTGGAACTCGGTATTCCCTGCATCGTGGCGCTTAATATGCTCGACATCGCAGAAAAACAGAAACTGCGTATTGATGTTGATGCCCTGTCTGCGCGTCTGGGTTGCCCGGTTGTTCCCCTGGTTTCCACCCGTGGGCGCGGGATTGATGCGCTGAAGCTGGCTATCGATCGCCACACGAGCAACACCGACGTTGAGCTGGTGCACTATGCGCAACCGTTACTGCGCGAAGCGGAGCTGCTGGCAGATGAGATGGTAAAAAGCATGCCAGCCAAGCAACGGCTCTGGCTGGGTTTGCAGATGCTGGAAGGAGATATCTATAGCCGGGCTTATGCAGGTGATGCGGCCGATAAACTGGACGTTGCCCTGGCCCGCCTTAACGATGAGCTTGATGACCCGGCTCTTCACATTGCGGATGCCCGCTATCAGGGCATTGCCGCTATCTGCGATGTCGTCAGCAACGCTCTCACGGCAGAACCGAGTAAGTTTACCGCTGCCGTAGACAAGATCGTCATTAACCGCTTCCTCGGTCTACCCGTCTTTTTGTTGGTGATGTACCTGATGTTCCTGCTCGCCATTAACATCGGCGGGGCATTGCAGCCGCTGTTCGATGTCGGGTCAGTCGCTATATTTGTGCATGGTATTCAGTGGATAGGTCACACCCTGCACTTCCCGGACTGGCTGACCATCTTCCTGGCCCAGGGTGTTGGCGGCGGTATCAACACCGTTCTGCCGCTGGTTCCACAGATCGGCATGATGTATCTGTTCCTCTCCTTCCTTGAGGATTCCGGCTACATGGCGCGTGCTGCGTTTGTGATGGACAGACTAATGCAAGCGCTGGGTCTGCCCGGTAAATCCTTTGTCCCACTGATTGTCGGTTTCGGTTGCAACGTTCCTTCTGTCATGGGGGCGCGTACGCTGGACGCACCGCGTGAACGCCTGATGACAATTATGATGGCCCCGTTCATGTCCTGCGGTGCGCGTCTGGCGATCTTCGCCGTCTTTGCCGCGGCCTTCTTTGGCCAGCAAGGCGCACTGGCGGTGTTCTCACTGTATGTTCTGGGTATCGTGATGGCGATCCTGACGGGTCTGATGCTGAAACACACCATCATGCGTGGTGAAGCGTCACCTTTCGTTATGGAATTACCGGTCTACCATGTGCCACACCTTAAAAGCCTGGTGATTCAAACCTGGCAGCGCCTGAAAGGATTTGTCCTGCGTGCCGGTAAAGTGATTGTCGTCGTGAGTATTTTCCTGAGCGCCCTGAACAGCTTTACGCTGACCGGCCAGGCGGCCGACAATATTAACGACTCCGCACTCGCCTCCGTCAGCCGCGTGATCACCCCACTGTTCAAACCAATTGGTGTTCATGAGGATAACTGGCAGGCCACCGTTGGCCTGTTCACGGGAGCAATGGCAAAAGAAGTGGTTGTCGGCACACTGAACACGCTTTACACAGCAGAGAACATTCAGGAGCAGGAGTTCAACCCGGCAGAATTTAACCTCGGGGATGAACTGCTCGGCGCAGTAGATGAGACGTGGAAGAGCCTGAAAGATACCTTCAGCCTGAGCGTACTGGCGAACCCTATCGAAGCCAGTAAAGGCGACGGCGAAATGGCAACCGGCGCAATGGGCGTGATGAGCCAGAAATTTGGTAGTGCCTCCGCGGCTTACAGCTACCTCATCTTCGTTCTGCTCTATATTCCGTGCATCTCTGTCATGGGGGCGATTGCACGTGAATCCAGCCGTGGATGGATGGGCTTCTCCATCCTGTGGGGGTTGAACATCGCCTACTCGCTGGCAACGCTCTTTTATCAGGCAACCAACTTTAACCAGCACCCGCGTTACAGCCTGGTCTGCATCCTGGCGGTGATCTTGTTCAACGTGATCCTCCTTGGCCTGCTGCGCCGGGCGCGCAGTCGCGTCGATGTCGACCTGCTGGCAAGCCGCAAAACAGCAGCCACCTGCTGTGAAAGCCATGCGGGCGACTGTCACTAA
- the feoC gene encoding [Fe-S]-dependent transcriptional repressor FeoC — translation MASLIQVRDLLALQGRMEAKQLSLNLHTPRPMIDAMLERLEAMGKAVRIQEDADGCLSGSCKSCPEGKACLREWWALR, via the coding sequence ATGGCATCGTTGATTCAGGTACGTGATTTACTGGCGCTGCAGGGACGAATGGAGGCTAAACAATTGAGCCTCAACCTGCACACACCGCGGCCAATGATCGATGCCATGCTGGAAAGACTGGAAGCTATGGGGAAAGCCGTTCGTATTCAGGAAGATGCGGATGGATGCCTGTCCGGCAGTTGCAAGAGTTGCCCGGAAGGGAAAGCCTGCCTGCGGGAATGGTGGGCCCTGCGCTAA
- a CDS encoding YdgH/BhsA/McbA-like domain containing protein — protein MKLITGIVTSLVIGSLSFGVFAAKELEKDKLKEMNLTKVGEISTSDTTAPMDAKKELSKKADELGGTYYVITSAEKQTKNVRATADVYK, from the coding sequence ATGAAACTTATCACGGGTATTGTCACTTCTCTGGTTATTGGGTCACTGTCATTTGGTGTGTTTGCAGCGAAAGAGCTTGAAAAAGATAAACTTAAAGAGATGAATCTGACCAAAGTTGGTGAGATTTCTACGTCTGACACTACCGCGCCTATGGACGCGAAAAAAGAGCTGTCGAAGAAAGCGGATGAGCTGGGCGGGACATACTACGTCATCACCAGCGCTGAGAAGCAGACGAAAAACGTGCGCGCAACGGCGGACGTGTACAAGTAA
- the bioH gene encoding pimeloyl-ACP methyl ester esterase BioH, which produces MKTLWWQTTGTGNCHLVLLHGWGLNAEVWHCISEELASQFTLHLVDLPGFGRSHSFGEMSLDEMAQHVLDAAPQKAIWLGWSLGGLVASSIALSHPERVQALVTVASSPCFSAREGWPGIKPEVLAGFQQQLSEDFRRTVERFLALQTMGTETARQDARTLKNTVLSLSMPDVEVLNGGLEILKTADLREPLALLEVPHLRIYGYLDGLVPRKVVPLLDTRWPQSESLVIDKAAHAPFISHPAEFCSALVALSQRLN; this is translated from the coding sequence ATGAAAACACTCTGGTGGCAGACCACGGGAACGGGAAATTGCCATCTTGTGCTGCTGCACGGATGGGGGCTGAACGCTGAGGTATGGCATTGCATTAGTGAGGAACTGGCCTCGCAGTTTACGTTGCACCTGGTGGATCTGCCGGGCTTTGGCCGTAGTCACAGCTTTGGCGAGATGTCGCTTGATGAGATGGCTCAGCATGTTCTGGATGCCGCGCCGCAAAAAGCGATCTGGCTTGGATGGAGTCTGGGCGGGCTGGTGGCAAGCAGCATAGCGCTGTCTCACCCTGAACGTGTGCAGGCGCTGGTTACGGTCGCCTCTTCACCCTGCTTTAGCGCACGAGAGGGCTGGCCGGGTATCAAACCGGAGGTACTGGCCGGATTTCAGCAGCAGTTGAGTGAAGACTTCCGACGGACGGTTGAGCGCTTCCTGGCTTTGCAAACCATGGGAACGGAAACGGCGCGTCAGGATGCCAGGACGTTGAAAAATACGGTGCTGTCATTGTCGATGCCGGATGTTGAGGTGCTAAATGGTGGCCTGGAGATACTGAAAACCGCAGATCTGCGCGAGCCTCTGGCGTTACTGGAAGTACCGCATCTGCGTATTTACGGCTATCTGGACGGGCTTGTGCCACGCAAAGTGGTTCCACTGCTGGATACGCGATGGCCGCAAAGTGAATCTCTGGTGATCGATAAGGCTGCGCATGCGCCGTTTATCTCGCATCCCGCGGAGTTTTGTTCAGCGCTGGTTGCGTTAAGTCAACGTTTAAACTGA